The Pseudorca crassidens isolate mPseCra1 chromosome 3, mPseCra1.hap1, whole genome shotgun sequence genome includes the window ATTTCCATCCGCAGAAGTGTGCTAAATGGCTTGTTATTAGGGAGTCACCTGcctttgtttttattgtcataaaTGAAGCTATGATGAAAAATCTCCCTCCTTTGGAATCCTGCCCATCAAGTAACAGTCACCGTGGATTAAGCACTTCCTGTGAACCAGGCCCTGTGCAAGTGCTTTTTTCACTCCATTCACAATCAGGGGTGctgtcttcccattttacaggggagCAGAGGGACACTCAGAGAAGCCACATGAACTTCAGCACATCTCACATCTGTTGTTCCCCAAGTGGAATCAGGGTCACCAGGTTACACCCCTAGGAGGTTGGTCCCTTCTGCACCCCCAGCAGGGGAAGCACTTCATGCCCACTTCTTGTTTTCCTCACCAACGCTGTCTCCTTGGCTCCCTAAAAGTGACCACTCTGCACTCACTGTAACTGAAGAGTTTGTTGGAGGCTTTGGAAATCGTAAGATATTCTTGTGTTAAACAGCCTCAGGTGAAACCAGAGCCTGCCTTTCCTGGCGCCTGCTACAGGGAGGGGCTGTTTTGAAGAATGTCTGTGCCTGAGCTGCTTAACTGTGAGCCCGGGCCCACAGGTACATAACTCAGGAAGGCCACAAGTTGGAAACAGGGGCCCCACGGCCCCCAGCCACCGTCACCAACGCAGTGTCCTGGCGCTCTGAGGGCATCAAGTACCGGAAGAACGAGGTGTTCTTGGACGTCATTGAGTCCGTCAATCTCCTGGTaggcttccttttcttttttttaaattttatcttctccATGATTGGAAATAAAAGCAGCTCTACTTTTAAAACTAGCAAGGCCCTGAGAAACAGGTAGTTTCTGTGTGATAGCAGATCAGCGGGATTCAGGTTGGGCTGCTCATTGCAATGTGAGCTTGTTTTATCTTCATTAGTTTCTGTTCTTATTTAGAGTGAATGCATgcacatcattaaaaaaaaaaaagcagtgtatAGACTTTGAAAGTGAAGGGCTTTGTAATCAGAAAGGCCACATCGCTTAAGGATTCATTGTCATCCTTTGGGACCTCGTGCTGTAGATATACAGACATACATTGTTTTTCTGTGAAACTGAGAACATAAGATGTAGTTCTCCTGTGACTTGTTTTtcgggttttttggtttttactgttttgtgtatgttcgtttgttttttaattttattttttaagtgactaTTTGGTAATTGACCatattttctatgaattttaGCACATGTACAGATTTGTGTACCCATTATCATAACCAGGAATCAGAACAAACTCCATCACCTCAGAAACCTCCCTGGATGCTGCCTCTTGGTAGTCACACCCTCCTGCCTgttcccaacccctggcaactgcTGATCTGGTCTTCATCACTATAGTTCTGTCTTTTTGAGATCGTtgtatgagtggaatcatacagtgtgtgtcACTTTGAATCTAGCTTCTTTCAGTATAAcgcctttgagattcatccaagttgctcTGTTatcaaaagtttatttcttcttatatttgtttattttatatgttgaactacagtatgtttatccattcacccatcaaaggacatctgggttgtttccaacgTTTGGCAGTTGTTAAAagagttgctataaacatttcaTGTATAGGTTTATGTGTGGACAGAAGTTTTCATCTCTCTACGGCAGATACCctgcagtgggattgctgggtcatatggtaagtgtatgtttaactgtgtaagaaactgccaaactgttttccagagtggctgttaacATTTTTGCATTTTCACCAGTAGCAGATGAGAGTTctggttgctccacatccttgatcaacatttttatttctgtcatcCTAATAGGTGTCTCATCATGGCTTTAATGTGCATCtccctaatggttaatgatgttgagcatctttctatGTGCTTCTTTGGCATCATTAtgctctttggagaagtgtctcttCATATCTTCTGATCAtttttgagttgtttgttttctgattgttgagttttgaaagttctttatatattctggataaagtCTTCTGTCACatgtgtgatttgcaaatattttctcctagtctgtcacttttcttttcattctattggCATTGTCTTTCAcggagcaaaagtttttaattttgagaaagtccaaatgtcagttttttaaattgattaagcTTTTGGTGCCATGTCTGAGAACTCATTGTcaaacccaaggtcacatagattttctcctaaattttcttctagaagttttatagttttacatttaggtctatgatatttttgacttaaattttatttgaggTGTGAGGCATATATCCATTTTTTTGcatattgaacattttttttcatttgttgtaaaatcattttggaaaatattatcctttttccattgaattgcttttgcattttTGTCAAAGAACAATTGGCCATATTGTGCAactctatttctggactctgttctttTCCATCGATCTGTATATCTGTTCCTTCACCAAtaaccacactgtcttgataactgtaactttatagtaagtctgAAAATCAGATAATGTGACTCTCacaacattcttctttttcaaaattgttcagCTCTTTAGTTCCTTTGTTTAgagttttagaatcagcttgtctgggattttgattggtgTTGTGTTAAATAACTCTATTAATCAATTTGGGGAGATTTGATATCTTTAGTATATTAAGTCTCACAATCCATGAGTGCAGTatgtctctctatatatatttaggtcatctttgatttctttcatcagcattttctaGTTTTTACCATGTACAaattttttgttagatttatacctaagtatttcattttttggaagCCATTGtaaattgcttatttttaattttatttggtagaattcacctgcaAAACTATCTGAGCCTGGAGATTTATTTTTCAGTACGAATTTCAATTATTTAATGGTTATAGGATTATTtggattttctgtttcatctcgagtgagttttggtagtttgctGTTTTTAAGAAATTGATCTATTTCATCTAAGTCACTGAGTTTCTATGCACAGTGTTGTttatagtattcccttattaCCTTTTTCATGTGTACAGGGTCTGTACTGATACACTCTCTTTCATTTCCGATATTGGtaatttatgttctttcttttctctttgtcaaTCTTATGAgaggtttatctgttttattgattttcataaagaatcaacttttgatttcattgatttcctctattatttttctgttttcaatcacagtgatttctgctcttatctctaatattttcttcctcatGATTTTggcttattttgctcttctttttctagtttcttaaagtgGAAACTAAAGATACTAATTTGAAACTTCCTTCTTTTCTACTATaaacatttaatgctataaatttgtCTCTAAGCACTACTTTAGCTGTATCCTACACTGATATGttggattttcatttttgttcaaaatattttcaaatttcccttGAGACTTTCTTTTCGACCCATGGCTTATTTAATaaaagtgttgtttaatttctaaatgtttGCAGGTTTTTCTGTTATCTCATTGTCATTGATTTttcaaaaagatttatttattatttatttatatatattttttattatttatttttggctgcatcaggtcttagttgcagcatgtgggatcttcattgtggcgcacgggcttctctctactgtggcgtgcaggttttctcttctctagttgtggcgcccaggctccagggtgcatgggctctgtagttgtggtgcgcaagttccagagcacgtgagctctgtagtttgaggcacacaggctctctagttgaggcgcacaagctcagtagttgtggcacgtgggcttatttgccctgtggcacgtgggatcttagttccctgactagggatcgaacccacgtccccggcattgtaaggaggattctttaccactggaccaccagggaagtccctgtcattgatttttaatttaattctattaTTGTCTGAGAATATAGTTTATATACTGTCAATTCTTTAAAGTTTGTTAAGGTCTGTTTTAATGATCcagaatatgatctatcttggtgaatgttccatgtacccttgaaaaaaatgtatattctgctctTGTTGGAGAGAGTGTTCTGTAAATACCAATTACATCCAGTTGGTTAATGGCATTGTTCAATTCTTCTAGCAATTCTTGCTAATTTTCTGTCTACTGGTTCTACCTGTTACTGAGGAGCATTAAAATCTCCAGCTATAAATTGTGAATTTGTCTGTGtctttgcttcacatattttgaagttctgttattAGGTGCAAATGGATTTAggattcttctgttttcttggtgaactgacccctttatcattatataatgtccctcTTTATTCCTGATAATTTTTTTGCTCTGAGGTCTGTTTTGCTATCAGTATTGTCACTCCAGaattcttttgattagtgtttacatggtatatgtctttctatccttttactcctttttttttaatccttttacttttaacttaccTGTGCTATATCTTGTAGAAAACATATAATTgagtcattttttaaatccattctgacagtctctgtcttttatatatttagagCATTTATACTTACTGTAACTGTTAATTTGCTTGGATTAAAATATACCACTTTATTACTTGCCTTCTgtttttcattcctttgtttccttttcctatCTTTCTGTGATCTTTTTGAACATTTGTAGTGTTCCATTTTGTTTCTTCactctatcttttttttcttcgtATAGTTATTTTAGTGGTTGCTATAAAATACTCTACTTAGAGTTAATATTTTACAGCTTCAATTGGAATTTAGAAACTTTACTGCCCCATCATAGAGTTGTCCTGTATATTCATCTATATACATTGAAAACCATATCAGACAgtgttaaaatttttgctttcgaTTGTCAAACATACTTTAAAGAActcaagaggagaaaaagaagactcTCGACCATATTTACCCAGATATTTACTATTTCTGTTGCTCTCCCCTCATTTCCAATTTTCCAGGTTTCCTTCTGGTACAATTTCAGTTCCATCTAAAAAGATTCTTTTAGCAATTCTTTCAAAACAGGCCTACTGGCTACAGATTCccttcattttccttcatctgagaatgtctttatttcatcttcattccaAAAGGATATTGTCACTGGATATCAAATTCTGGGTTAACAGTTCTCTTTTAGTACCTTAAAAATGTTGTGTCACTTCCTTCTGgactccatggtttctgatgaaaaTCCACAGTCACTCGAATCGGTATTCCCCTGTAGGTAATgtgttgtttttctctggctgttttccacattttttctttgtctttagtgtTCAGCAGATAGCTTATGATGTGTCTAGGTATGGATATCTTTGGATTCCTAATGTTTGGGGCTTGttcagcttcttggatctgtagaTTTACGTACTTTACCAAACTCGGGATGTTTTCatccattatttcttaaaatatgttttcaccATTTCACTCTTTCTCGTTTCCGTCTGGACTCTAGTGACATAAATGTTAGACATTTTGTTATTGTCCCAagggtctctgaggctctgttcattctattccatctttttttcctctctattgTTTAGATTGGATAAGTCCTATTGATCTGCTTTCAAGTTCACTGACCGTTTCCTATGTTATCTCCATTCTGCTATTAAGctcattcagtgatttttttgttattgtatttttcagttctaaaatttccatttgattcttcttCTTATAGTCTTGTTTCTTTCCCAAGACTTTCTAGTTTGACATTTGTTGCAAGAGTGTTTGCAGTTTTTATCCTAGCTATTTAATGTCTTTGTCAGATAATCCCAATATCCATATCATCGTTGGTGTCTGTTGATTGTATTTTCCATGTGAGCTGAAATTTTCGTGGTTCTTTGTATGCTGAGTAATTTTAGATTATATCCTGGGGTAAGATTCTAGGTCTTATTTAAATTATACAGAAaatgttgattttgtttgtttgttttagctgaCAATTGTCCTGGTTAGGTTCAGGCCACAAGTTTCAACCCCCAGTCTATGGGCCATGAGAATCGGTTCAGTTTTCAAAGCCTTTGTGCCCTTTGCTATTTGAATCTATGCCAAATATGCACTGCCCAGTGGTCCATCAGGGACTGGGGAGAGTTTGGTTCTTGATGTCTTTGGCGTGCTAATTAGGATCATATCCATGCATGCCTGGTTCTAGAGAGATCTGGAGACATAAACAACTTCATGAGGTTGCTTACCTGAACctttcactctctgctctctACCTGGTGCTTTctggctgggggcttcccttTTTGGTTCTGTGGCCAAAAACTCGGGGCTCTGGATCCCTACTCCAGCGCTTGTCTGCACTTGGGCTGAAATCCTGGGTTTGCCCCACCCTCTCGGAAAGGCAGCTGAATTGCCTAGGGCCTGGGAcgtgagaaaacagagaaaaggggGTAAATGAGGGATTTCCATACTCCTTCTGAGCGGCAGGAGTTCCCCTTCTGGCCCTGGAGCTAGAGCCAGAGGCTTCCACAAGCTCTGACTGCACCGTACTTCTTGGTTCCACTTTCAGGTTTCTGCTGCACTTTCACATGGGTAGGGGGGTAGGGAGGACTGCTCATTCAGTCGGCTCCTCCCAGATCCACCTTTTCAGTCTTCCAGTAGTTGCCCATGCATCCTGCCCAGGTTTTATAGCTGTAGTCAGTGGTAGAGAAAGGGTGATGCAGGCCAGTCCCATGTCACCTGCAGCCTGCCTGTCACCTCTCGGGAGAGGGCCTCACTCCCATGACTTGGGCAGACAAGGATTGGCTGGGCCAGTCCAGTCATGTGGGCCACTTAGGTGTGCCCATTTCTGACTGTTACAGCCAGTGCAGAAATGAGCATGATTGCTCATCCTCAGATGTGTGTTTGGGCATCTCCCTTATCTGGGCAGGATTTCTGGAGGGCCGAGTTCCCAGACATGCAATTGCTAAGTAACAGTGCTTTTCAAAAAGATTCTCCCAGTGGACTGAATATAAACGTATTTGCTCTCTTACTTACTAAGCCATGAGGCAAGACAGTGGCCTCACTCACTGCATTCCCCTCCTGCCTGAGGACCTTCGTCTGAATTGTTTACTGAGCCCAGAACATGGCTGTAGGGTGTCCTAAGGTGGAGAAGCAATCCCAGGGAGCAGCTTATAAACAACTGCCTGGGAAAGTGCTGGGAGTTCAGGGGCGTCCCAGCCGCAGTGTGTCCCTACACATGGCACTGCCCAAGGACCCCTGTTCTTCCATACGAGGGGCAGCAAGAGGCAGGTATGGACATCCCAGTCATGTTGGAACACACCTTCCTAAGTCTGATTGCAGAACTGGCGGCCTTCAGAGTCAACATTGGCCTCCAGGTTCTGAAAATCTTGTTGTACTAGTATAATTAGGCAGCCGATCCCCCGGCAAACATCTCCTCCATGCCCACCCTGGGGAAGGCACCAGCTTTGGGCTGCCAGTCACGCCTCAACCGTCCTGGTTGCTGCCCAGGTGGCCAGGATTAGCCTTAGAGGCTGCATGGCTTTTGTCTCCACTTCCTGAGCCTTCTTTCGCATCATTCAGCTATAGAGGGTGGTGCAGTCCCAACTCCCCAAGGGGAGATAGCCCCCCAGAGAAGGGGGTCTAAGGGCAGACTGTTGGGGGGAACACGGAGGACCCGCAGAGTAAGGCAGGTGGTAGTGCCAGCTGCCCAGAGCCCAGGGGCGAAGGGCCATGTCTGCACGGGCTCGCCGAGTGCCCGCTGCCCCAGGCACTGTCCTCGTGCTGGACCCAGCAGTGAGCAGCCTGACATGACCCCTCACCCGAGCGTGGACAGGATGGATGGACAGGCAGACAGGGCTGGcaagaggcagaggaggaagcagcTTCTGTGTGCTGTGGGGTCAGGTTGCTGCCTGATGAGGCGaggacagtgagaggccagcgtggTCAGAGCATAGTGAGCGACGGGAAGTGACGGAGCCACACCCCGCAGGGCCTTCTGTCCTGTTTTGTGCCTTTCTCGGGGTCATCGTCCACATGGCGCCTCAGTTCTCCACTTCCCTCAGATGCGAAGGGCTTTCATGTGTGCACGTGTTACTTGCAGACATCTGAGTTAAAGACTGGACAGATTTTCCTGCTTCTCTGCAGAAATCGGAAACTCAGGCCCTCCAAGGAACGGCCCATACGGCCCTAGGGCCTCTGAGTTTGTAGCCCTCTGTTTCACTTGCTGGTGTGGATGTGGCCTCATGCAGAATGGCACTACGGGGTGGTGGTCCAGGCTGTGGCCCCAGCACCTCTGCCAGCCACTCTGTGCCCTCGGCGTGTGgcatcctctctgtgcctcagtgtccttgtctctAAAGTGGGCCCAAGGAGAGGTGCTCCAGCAGCCTGGCCCCCTGAGGACAGTCTCCGGGTTTGCCCATCGTCCTGCTGTGATTTTTAGTTGCACTCTCAGATGCCTTCCGGTTTGCACAGGAGTTAAAAGGTAGCCCAAGTCACAGCCCCGCCCTGTTGAGGAGGAGCTGCTCAGTCAGTGTTGTAGCTGTGATTGTATTTGCTTAAGTGTATTGTTATTTTGGATCGGTGGTTATCAGACATCAGGGCAGCCCTGGGAGCAGGGTCCAGGAAGCTCCGTCTTCAACAAGCCCTAGGGACTTTGCCAGGCCCCACATGGAGAAACAGATTTCCAGGAAAGTCAGTCTGGCCTGCTCCCAGCAGATGAGCAGACCTGGTAGAGTCCCTGCCCAGGCCAGCCGAGCACATGGCCTCAAGCCACCAGGTCTGCCCCAGGCATCCCAAGAGCAACTTAGAGTAGAGCCCTCAGAGAGGATTCCAGGTACAGTATCACCTGGCCCATCTGCAAGGGAGGAGCCTAGTGTGGCCTGAGGACTAGAAGGCGGGACCTGTAAGTGTCTGCctccctggcctggcctggcacTGCCTCCCCAACTCAGGGGACAGCGAGAAGGGCTTCGAGAATGGGAGTGGCCAGGAGGGTCACACAGCGTGGTTGGGGGACAGTGACCGGTGCGTGgggcctcccctcaccccctcctcGCCACCCCCTAGGTCAGTGCCAACGGTAACGTCCTACGCAGTGAGATTGTGGGCTCCATCAAGATGCGGGTCTTCCTGTCGGGCATGCCTGAGCTGCGCCTGGGCCTCAACGACAAGGTTCTCTTCGACAACACGGGCCGTGAGTATGCTACCGGGGCCCAGGTTTCACCCCTGGGGCAGCTGAGGGACTGTTCACCTGCGTGATGAACAACAAGTTCATCTCAAGCACTTGGCTTAGAAACATTTTCACGTTGTTTACAAGAACTGTGAAAACGAATAAACTAACACCTGGACTTAGAGGACATGGGAGAGTGAAAATACTCAAGTCAAGCCCCCTTGTTGCTCCGAGGGCCAGAGGTGCAGGTGAGCACCTTAGGTGCCAAAGCACATGTAGCATCATACAACAGGTCCGCAACTCCACCCTACTGGAAGGTACTGCGGGCTCGCTCTCCCCTCCCAGACCCAGTTTCTGCCCTCACCTCTGGCGTTGGGTCTGGGCTGTTCAAAAGCCACACACAGTGGTTCGAGCATGCGCTGCCTGGCCTGGATGTAGCACTTCCCATGGTGGGGCATGGCCAGAGCGGCCTCAGGAGCCCAGGGTGGCTGGGGCTCCGTGTTTGCAAACTGGACCACCAGCCTCCCCGCCAACCACAGGTCCACCGGCGGCCGGAGCAGTGGCACGTGTTGTCATAGTTACGTCTGCAGCATCGCTAGTGAGGGCCTCTCTGACGTTAGCCCATCAGAGCAGCTCCCCTCTCAGGACTGAGCTCAACCCACACAGCCTCTCTGGGCTGGGAAACCAAGACAGGACCCCAGGGATGACAGGACCGGCGCCCTCAGGGAGCCCCAAGCCATCACCGGGCACCTCCAGTGGGGTCTGTTAATCATTCAGCAAACATGTCCCAGGCAGCAACTCTGGCTGGGGACTCATTGTGAACTAGGCCTACTAGCCCTGTCCTCAGCCCAATCTTGGGACGTAATGGGGCTTCCAGCGGGGTGAGGAGAGATGGGGCGTGGCTGCCTCAGAAGCCGGCCCCCTTGGTGTTCGTGGCCCAAGATACTCTCACAGATCTGGGGGCAGCTCTGCTCTGCTGTGTCAGGAGTGAACCCTAGACAGTGGGAGCATTGCTGAGAGAGTGGCCTGGGGGGCCTAGGGACTGTCccgccctcacccccacctcccctcagGTGGCAAAAGCAAGTCCGTGGAGCTGGAGGACGTGAAGTTCCACCAGTGTGTGCGGCTCTCTCGCTTTGAGAACGACCGCACCATCTCCTTCATCCCACCCGATGGCGAGTTTGAGCTCATGTCCTACCGCCTCAACACCCATGTGAGTGCACCAGCCGCCAGCCAAGAGGGCCCCCAGGCCCCCGCCCCTGCTCCTCCCCTGGGGcagcctccctcctcttccctgctgGCTGGGAGCCGTCCCCGTCCACAGCGAGTCTCACGTCTTGTGAGGTGATGCCCAGGATGGGCACAGCTCCCCATGAGCAGCCTGGGCTCCAAGGAGCCCGTTTGACAATGCAAGGCTCTGAACTTTCTGAACTGAGGGGCCAGACCCCTTTGACACCACTGCCCCTTTCCCAGGCATTCCCCACCAGAGCGTCCTCGGTGatgttttctgcattttctctaaTGCTCTGACCCATCCTGGCACCAGCTGTGGAGCCCCAAGCAGCAGTGTGCTGGGCTCACACCTGGCCCTGTGGTCCCTtgccctcagtttcccctctgtgAAACAGGGCTTTGTAAAACGACTGGTTGTGAGCGCCATCTTCACTCTCCCCGACAGGTCAAGCCCTTGATCTGGATCGAGTCTGTGATTGAAAAGCATTCCCACAGCCGCATCGAGTACATGATCAAGGTGTGTGTGCATCCTGCACGCAGCATCAGCCAGGCGTGTGGGGCATAAGAGGGGGCATTTGGGCTCCCCCGCCTAGTGCAGGCCTTCTGGTATCTCTGGCCTGTCCGGGGCCTTGGGCACAGAGAGGACACACTGCCCAGATCTTGTGTGCGGCCACCATGGCAGTGGCCTGTGACCAAGTGTCCAGGTGGAGCACTTCTGCCACTCAGTGACCTCACCTAGCCCAGGCCAGCCCTGGTCACACAGACCTTCTCCCTGGAGGCCAGGGCCAGAGGGAGGGATCGGGAGTCCCAAAGACCAAGGGGACAGGAGGGCAGAGACTGACCGTCCAAAGTTGAGCTTAAGGAAGACctcagggggtgggagagggcgtGGGGGTCAGCTCGGTGCTGGGAGTGGGACTCCCAGAGGCCAGGCCAAGGGGCATGTGGCCCTTGTGGGAGCAGGCTGGGTGGGAGCCAGGCTGTCTCACCTTCGCCCGCCGCAACCTTGGCCACATTGGCCTCGTCTCCAGGCCAAGAGCCAGTTCAAGCGGCGGTCAACAGCCAACAACGTGGAGATCCACATCCCTGTGCCCAACGATGCCGACTCACCCAAGTTCAAGACGACAGTGGGGAGCGTCAAGTGGGTCCCCGAGAACAGTGAGATTGTGTGGTCCATCAAGTCCTTCCCGGTGAGCACCCTTCTCGGCGGGGCACCCCCTCCAGACAGGCATGGGCAGAGGCCTGCTCGGCTCAGCctggctggggcaggggtggggctggggcccagggtaGGGGGGCACTCCACCTTCCTCTTGTGTGTGAACCAGCCTGTCTTCAGAGTCACGGCAGgggtccctctctccctcctcctttctccctctgacACTCCTGTTTAGAGCTCAACATCCCTCCTGGGGAACAGACTGCCTTGGGGCCAGGGCCTCACGGGAATCCAGCACCAGCTCCAGGAAGGTAGAGCACTTCCTGCCCCGGCCCCCAGGCTGGTATAGCCACCTGGCTCGTGTTCAGGATTTTGAGCACTTGAGTCTGGGTTTGTGTGACGAGTGCCTTGGGACCGGAAGATGGGTAAGCGGCTGCGCCGACTCGGGGTGCGGCCCATCGCCCTTCTCATGAGAAACAAGATGGAGCACTTTTTCACGTCTCAGAGGACTGTTTGCGCTTCTTTCTCGGGAAACTATAGTAGCTGTCTCTTGCTCACTTCTCTGTCAAGTTTGCTCATTTTCTTCTTAGTTTCCAAAAGCTGTTTACACATGGGCAAGATTAGTACCTTTTCTTTGATATCAGTTGCAAATGGTGTTTCTCAGTGTTTGGtgtttgtcttttgactttgcttCTGGTGTTTTTTGCTGTGTAACCTTTTTGATTGCTTCTTCTTTTAATTGTTGTTTAATGTAGTCAcatttctcagtctttcttttattgtgtttggATTTTAAGTCATGATCTGAAAGGCTTCCCCATTCCAGGCTATAAAGCAATTCACCCATGTGTGCTTCTAGAACGAGTACAGTAGTATTTTTCACCTTAGACCTTAGGTCCTTTTGGAGCACAGTCTGGTAAATGGGTGACATACAGATCCAGCTTTATCTTTTCCCACATGGCTATCCAGTTTCCTAACATCATCCACTAAAAAGTCCCATCTTTCCCCCAGTGGTTTGAAATGCCgtgtttttcaaaaatcaaatttTCATGCGGCATGAGGTCTCTTTTTGAGCATCCTCTTGTCTGTCTCTCCATGCCGCAAGGCCACATTTTAACTTTATTCTATGTTTTAACATCTGGTAGGGCCAACCCTACCCCTACCGTAACTCCCCACAACCTCACTGCTTATCTGTTTCCTGGCAACTCttgcttgtttcatttttctcataaattttagaatcagtttgtttgCACTAAATTTGTAAGTTAATTGGGAAGGATTAACACCTTTTTGAGGCCGAATTATCCTATCAATAGCCTTGCCCCACTCTCACCTTTGTGCCTTTTGGGAATGTTTTAATGCTTACCTTATATATACCTcatatggcctctcccgttgtttTTAAAggtacttttatttaaatataacatGCAGAA containing:
- the AP1M1 gene encoding AP-1 complex subunit mu-1; this encodes MSASAVYVLDLKGKVLICRNYRGDVDMSEVEHFMPILMEKEEEGMLSPILAHGGVRFMWIKHNNLYLVATSKKNACVSLVFSFLYKVVQVFSEYFKELEEESIRDNFVIIYELLDELMDFGYPQTTDSKILQEYITQEGHKLETGAPRPPATVTNAVSWRSEGIKYRKNEVFLDVIESVNLLVSANGNVLRSEIVGSIKMRVFLSGMPELRLGLNDKVLFDNTGRGKSKSVELEDVKFHQCVRLSRFENDRTISFIPPDGEFELMSYRLNTHVKPLIWIESVIEKHSHSRIEYMIKAKSQFKRRSTANNVEIHIPVPNDADSPKFKTTVGSVKWVPENSEIVWSIKSFPGGKEYLMRAHFGLPSVEAEDKEGKPPISVKFEIPYFTTSGIQVRYLKIIEKSGYQALPWVRYITQNGDYQLRTQ